A genomic window from Massilia sp. METH4 includes:
- a CDS encoding efflux transporter outer membrane subunit yields the protein MNSAADYPASQSFAGLAGAWPTDQWWKEYGDPQLDSLIEEALRASPSLASAQARFDRAAAQVQSARGSLAPSVDASVAAGKVKQSYNNGVPEAFVPHGWNTSASAALNLSWELDFWGKNRAAVAAVTSEADAADADRAQARLVLTTAIASGYAELVRLHAARATAQQALALRRQTAVLFSERQRSGLETVGSLRQVEARQALAEADLLAIDESISLQAHQLAYLAGAGPDRALGITAPVLDLPAAIRIPSSLPAELIGRRPDIAAARARAQAMAQRIDEARAAFYPNINLSAAIGFQSLGLDMLTKSGSLAGNAGPAVSLPVFNTSRLQGQYKGARADYDEAVASYNDTLAQALREVADAATSQRMLSGRLDRTEAAVVASEDAWHIMRNRYRGGLATYLEVLNAEDALLGNTRDLTALRTRMFALNVQMIRALGGGVTVTNGKE from the coding sequence ATGAATTCTGCCGCGGATTATCCTGCATCGCAGAGCTTCGCTGGGCTTGCCGGGGCATGGCCGACCGACCAATGGTGGAAGGAGTACGGCGACCCGCAACTTGATTCATTGATTGAGGAAGCATTGCGAGCGTCTCCCTCGCTGGCAAGCGCCCAGGCACGGTTCGACAGAGCCGCCGCCCAGGTTCAGTCGGCACGCGGCAGCCTTGCCCCGTCTGTTGACGCCAGCGTGGCTGCAGGAAAGGTCAAGCAGAGTTACAACAACGGCGTTCCGGAAGCGTTCGTCCCCCATGGGTGGAATACAAGCGCCAGCGCGGCGTTGAACCTGAGCTGGGAACTGGATTTCTGGGGCAAGAATCGTGCAGCTGTTGCCGCGGTTACGTCTGAAGCTGACGCAGCCGATGCCGATCGCGCCCAAGCTCGGCTCGTGCTCACCACGGCGATCGCCTCCGGGTACGCTGAACTGGTCCGTCTGCATGCGGCCAGGGCGACGGCGCAACAGGCCCTGGCGCTGCGCAGGCAGACCGCAGTCCTGTTCAGCGAGCGGCAGCGCAGCGGCCTCGAGACGGTCGGCAGCTTGCGCCAGGTCGAGGCAAGGCAGGCGCTTGCCGAAGCGGATCTGCTGGCGATCGACGAGTCGATTTCGCTACAGGCGCATCAACTGGCTTACCTTGCAGGCGCAGGCCCCGACCGTGCGCTCGGCATCACGGCCCCCGTCCTCGACCTGCCAGCTGCGATCAGGATACCCTCGTCGCTCCCGGCGGAACTGATCGGCCGTCGTCCGGACATCGCGGCTGCGCGTGCACGTGCGCAGGCGATGGCGCAACGCATCGACGAAGCACGCGCGGCGTTCTATCCCAACATCAACCTCAGCGCGGCGATTGGGTTCCAGTCGCTGGGCCTGGACATGCTGACCAAATCCGGTTCACTTGCAGGCAATGCCGGGCCGGCGGTGAGCCTGCCTGTCTTTAATACATCCCGCCTGCAGGGGCAATACAAGGGGGCTCGCGCCGACTATGACGAAGCGGTTGCAAGTTACAACGACACGCTGGCTCAGGCATTACGCGAGGTGGCCGACGCGGCGACGAGCCAGCGCATGCTATCTGGCCGTCTCGATCGTACGGAAGCCGCCGTCGTTGCGTCGGAAGACGCGTGGCACATCATGCGCAACCGCTATCGAGGCGGCTTGGCGACCTATCTCGAAGTGCTCAATGCCGAAGACGCGCTGCTCGGCAATACCCGCGACTTGACCGCGCTGCGCACCCGCATGTTTGCCCTTAACGTCCAGATGATTCGTGCGCTGGGCGGCGGTGTCACCGTCACAAATGGTAAAGAATAA
- a CDS encoding efflux RND transporter permease subunit: MARFFIDRPIFAWVIAIVIMLAGALAIWGLPIAQYPSIAPPSISISGSYPGASAKTVEDAVTQVIEQKMKGIDGLRYMSSSSDSTGGISITLTFANGTNPDIAQVQVQNKLQLATPLLPAAVTQQGLVVSKATKNFLLVLGFVSEDNSMDNGDLGDYVAANVLDPLSRVAGVGDVTQFGSQYAMRIWLDPTKLTSYQLTPADVITAVQAQNAEVSAGELGGSPSVPGQQLNATVTAQSRLQTAEQFGAILLKTQANGATVHLRDVATMELGRESYNTVARFNGKPATGIAIKLATGANALDTAEAVKARVEELSKLFPKGMKAVTAFDTTPFVELSIEEVVKTLAEAIVLVFLVMYLFLQNFRATLIPTMAVPVVLLGTFAVLSTLGYSINTLTMFAMVLAIGLLVDDAIVVVENVERVMTEEGLSPKEATKKSMGQISGALVGIAMVLSAVFVPMAFFGGSTGVIYRQFSVTIVSAMVLSVLVAMIFTPALCATILKPVEKGHHLTNRGFFGWFNRTFEKSTDKYQGAVAGMIRRRVPSMILYAVLLAVLALVFMRLPTSFLPDEDQGVLFTQIQLPTGATQERTLKTIEKVEDFFLNQEKANVASVFAVAGFSFGGNGQNTGIAFVRMKDWSERAGAENKVSAIAGRAMGALLQLRDSMVFSFAPPAVIELGNASGFDLQLQDVGGVGHDALMAARNQLLGMAAQNKMLAGVRPNGQEDTPQYKVTIDQQKATALGLSVSDVNRVLSVGWGSSYVNDFIDRGRVKKVYVQGQADARMAPEDLDKWFVRNTAGEMVPFSAFASGQWIYASPRLERYNGLPSVNIQGTPAPGVSSGAAMAEMEKLIAQLPAGIGYEWTGLSVEERDSGSQTPMLYSISLLIVFLCLAALYESWSVPVSVLLVVPLGILGTVLATTLFHLSNDVYFQVGLLTVVGLAAKNAILIVEFAKELQESGRDLREATLEAVKLRLRPILMTSIAFGLGVLPLAVASGAGSGSQNAIGVGVLGGMLTATFLGIFFVPVFFVLVRSMFGAKATDNALQATGAIVKETH; the protein is encoded by the coding sequence ATGGCAAGATTTTTCATCGATCGCCCCATCTTTGCATGGGTCATCGCGATCGTCATCATGCTCGCGGGCGCACTTGCTATCTGGGGGCTGCCGATCGCGCAGTATCCCAGCATCGCGCCGCCTTCGATTTCGATTTCCGGCTCTTACCCGGGCGCTTCGGCGAAGACGGTGGAAGACGCGGTCACTCAGGTCATCGAGCAGAAGATGAAGGGTATCGACGGCTTGCGCTACATGAGCTCGTCGTCGGATTCAACCGGCGGTATCAGCATCACGCTGACGTTCGCGAACGGCACCAACCCCGACATCGCCCAGGTTCAGGTACAGAACAAGCTGCAGCTGGCCACGCCACTGCTGCCCGCTGCCGTCACGCAGCAGGGACTGGTCGTGTCGAAGGCGACAAAGAACTTCCTGCTGGTACTGGGCTTTGTGTCCGAAGATAACAGCATGGACAACGGCGACCTGGGGGACTATGTCGCAGCCAACGTGCTCGATCCATTGTCCCGCGTAGCCGGCGTGGGCGATGTCACGCAGTTCGGTTCGCAATATGCGATGCGTATCTGGCTGGACCCGACCAAGCTGACCAGCTATCAACTGACACCAGCCGACGTGATCACTGCCGTGCAGGCGCAGAACGCGGAAGTTTCCGCGGGTGAGCTGGGTGGTTCGCCTTCGGTTCCTGGACAGCAGTTAAACGCGACCGTGACCGCCCAGAGCCGACTGCAGACCGCCGAGCAGTTCGGTGCGATCCTGCTGAAAACGCAAGCCAATGGCGCCACGGTGCATCTGCGCGACGTCGCGACCATGGAGCTGGGTCGGGAAAGCTATAACACGGTGGCGCGCTTTAACGGCAAGCCGGCCACGGGTATCGCCATCAAGCTGGCCACCGGCGCGAATGCTTTGGACACTGCTGAAGCCGTCAAGGCCCGAGTCGAGGAGCTCAGCAAGCTGTTCCCGAAAGGAATGAAGGCGGTGACCGCCTTCGACACGACGCCGTTCGTCGAATTGTCGATCGAGGAAGTGGTCAAGACGCTGGCCGAGGCCATCGTGCTGGTGTTCCTTGTGATGTACCTGTTCCTGCAAAATTTCCGCGCCACGCTGATCCCGACGATGGCGGTCCCCGTCGTGCTGCTCGGCACCTTCGCCGTGCTGTCCACGCTTGGTTATTCGATCAACACGCTGACGATGTTCGCGATGGTGCTTGCCATCGGCCTCCTGGTGGACGATGCAATCGTCGTGGTGGAAAACGTCGAGCGCGTGATGACGGAGGAAGGCCTGTCGCCGAAGGAGGCGACCAAGAAATCGATGGGCCAGATTTCGGGCGCGCTGGTCGGCATCGCGATGGTGCTGTCCGCCGTATTCGTGCCGATGGCCTTCTTCGGTGGTTCCACCGGCGTGATTTACCGGCAATTCTCGGTCACGATTGTGTCGGCCATGGTGCTGTCGGTGCTGGTGGCCATGATCTTCACGCCGGCGCTGTGCGCCACTATCCTCAAGCCGGTCGAGAAGGGCCATCACTTGACGAACCGCGGCTTCTTCGGCTGGTTCAACCGCACGTTCGAAAAGAGCACGGACAAGTATCAGGGGGCGGTGGCCGGCATGATTCGCCGCCGTGTGCCGTCGATGATCCTCTATGCCGTGTTGTTGGCCGTGCTGGCGCTGGTGTTCATGCGGTTGCCGACCTCGTTCCTGCCGGACGAAGACCAGGGCGTGCTGTTCACGCAGATCCAGCTGCCGACCGGCGCCACGCAGGAACGCACCCTGAAGACGATCGAGAAGGTCGAGGACTTCTTCCTGAACCAGGAAAAGGCCAACGTCGCTTCGGTGTTCGCCGTGGCCGGCTTCTCGTTCGGCGGCAATGGCCAGAATACCGGTATCGCCTTCGTGCGGATGAAGGATTGGTCCGAACGGGCCGGCGCGGAAAACAAGGTCAGTGCGATTGCCGGCCGTGCCATGGGCGCACTGCTGCAGTTGCGCGACTCGATGGTGTTCTCGTTCGCGCCGCCGGCGGTGATCGAGCTGGGCAACGCTTCGGGCTTCGACCTGCAATTGCAGGACGTGGGCGGCGTGGGGCATGACGCGTTGATGGCTGCGCGTAATCAGTTGCTCGGCATGGCCGCGCAGAATAAGATGCTGGCGGGCGTGCGCCCTAACGGCCAGGAAGACACACCGCAGTACAAGGTCACGATCGACCAGCAGAAAGCGACCGCGCTGGGACTGTCGGTGTCAGACGTGAATCGCGTGCTGTCGGTGGGCTGGGGATCGTCGTATGTCAACGACTTCATCGACCGCGGCCGTGTGAAGAAAGTCTATGTGCAGGGCCAGGCCGATGCGCGCATGGCGCCGGAAGACCTCGACAAGTGGTTTGTCCGGAACACGGCCGGAGAAATGGTTCCTTTCTCGGCCTTTGCGTCGGGCCAATGGATATATGCATCGCCACGCCTGGAGCGCTACAACGGCCTGCCTTCGGTCAATATCCAGGGTACCCCGGCGCCAGGCGTGAGCTCTGGTGCGGCAATGGCGGAGATGGAGAAATTGATAGCGCAACTGCCAGCAGGCATCGGCTATGAATGGACCGGCCTGTCGGTCGAGGAACGCGACTCGGGTTCGCAGACCCCAATGCTGTACTCGATTTCGCTGCTGATCGTGTTCCTCTGCCTGGCCGCCCTGTATGAAAGCTGGTCGGTGCCGGTATCGGTACTGCTGGTAGTCCCGCTGGGTATTCTCGGCACGGTGCTGGCCACCACGCTGTTCCATTTGTCGAACGACGTGTACTTTCAGGTCGGCTTGCTGACGGTGGTCGGCCTCGCGGCGAAGAATGCGATCCTGATCGTCGAATTTGCCAAGGAATTGCAGGAGAGCGGCCGCGATCTGCGCGAAGCCACGCTGGAAGCGGTGAAGCTGCGCCTGCGGCCAATCCTCATGACGTCAATCGCCTTCGGCCTTGGCGTGCTGCCGCTCGCCGTGGCAAGCGGCGCTGGCTCCGGCAGCCAGAACGCCATTGGCGTGGGCGTGCTGGGAGGCATGCTGACGGCAACGTTCCTCGGCATCTTCTTTGTACCGGTCTTTTTCGTGCTGGTGCGCAGCATGTTCGGGGCGAAGGCCACTGACAATGCGCTGCAGGCAACCGGTGCCATCGTTAAGGAAACCCATTGA
- a CDS encoding efflux RND transporter periplasmic adaptor subunit, producing the protein MNRSLFSQPHRSAGILFLAGAAALTAGCDSDKQQPAGQGGPGGKMPPAQVSVYTVQPQALPVVTELPGRTSAFQIAEVRPQVAGIVQKRLFTEGADVTAGTPLYQIDPATYQASFTAAKAALARAQANLLTAGPKVKRYRELVEIEGVSRQDYDDAVAAEAQARADVESAKAQLESARINVGYTKVEAPISGRIGRSNVTAGALVTAGQATALTTVQQLNPIYVDVTQSGEELLRLRKAMEGDGMKKASGKVTLKLADGTTYAQEGKLQFADASVDPGTGNVTLRALFPNPKHELLPGMFVRAVVESGVNEQAIAVPQQGVSRNQKGEATALVLNRQGIVEQRVIATTGTAGDKWLVSSGLATGDRVIVEGIQKVKPGAPAVVAPEAAGVAGAKPAAAH; encoded by the coding sequence ATGAACAGGTCTCTCTTCAGCCAGCCGCATCGGTCGGCAGGCATTCTTTTCCTCGCAGGTGCGGCGGCGCTGACCGCCGGCTGCGACTCCGATAAGCAACAGCCGGCTGGCCAGGGTGGGCCGGGGGGTAAGATGCCTCCAGCACAGGTATCCGTTTACACGGTGCAGCCCCAGGCGCTGCCGGTAGTCACCGAGTTGCCAGGCCGTACGTCGGCGTTCCAGATCGCGGAAGTACGCCCTCAGGTGGCCGGCATCGTGCAGAAACGCCTGTTCACGGAAGGTGCTGACGTGACGGCGGGGACGCCCCTGTACCAGATCGATCCGGCCACGTACCAGGCGTCGTTCACTGCTGCCAAGGCCGCGCTGGCGCGTGCACAGGCGAACCTCCTGACAGCCGGGCCGAAAGTGAAACGCTATAGGGAGCTGGTGGAGATAGAGGGTGTGAGCCGACAAGACTACGATGACGCCGTGGCCGCCGAAGCGCAGGCCCGTGCCGACGTCGAATCGGCGAAGGCACAGCTGGAGAGTGCGCGCATCAACGTGGGGTATACGAAGGTCGAGGCACCGATCTCGGGCCGCATCGGCCGTTCCAATGTCACCGCCGGTGCGCTGGTGACGGCCGGGCAGGCCACGGCGCTCACCACTGTCCAGCAGCTCAACCCCATTTATGTCGACGTCACGCAGTCTGGTGAGGAATTGCTGCGGCTGCGCAAGGCGATGGAAGGCGACGGCATGAAGAAAGCTTCCGGTAAGGTCACGTTGAAACTGGCCGACGGAACCACTTATGCGCAGGAAGGCAAGCTGCAGTTCGCCGACGCGAGCGTTGACCCGGGGACGGGCAATGTCACGCTGCGGGCATTGTTCCCGAACCCGAAGCACGAGCTGCTGCCGGGCATGTTCGTGCGGGCTGTCGTCGAAAGCGGAGTGAACGAACAGGCCATTGCCGTGCCCCAGCAGGGCGTCAGCCGCAACCAAAAAGGCGAAGCGACGGCACTCGTCCTGAATCGGCAAGGCATCGTGGAACAGCGTGTGATCGCCACGACGGGAACCGCCGGCGACAAATGGCTGGTCAGTTCGGGCCTGGCAACTGGAGACCGGGTGATCGTCGAAGGCATCCAGAAAGTCAAGCCTGGCGCGCCCGCCGTGGTTGCTCCGGAAGCGGCCGGTGTAGCTGGTGCCAAGCCCGCCGCCGCCCATTAA
- a CDS encoding TetR/AcrR family transcriptional regulator encodes MRKKTEEKRQAILAAARQTFRESGFETSSMDDIAMRAGASKATVYGYFPSKEALFLEVILDVGEAHGDAAFKELIASENLSDGLRRFGEQHLAFISTPGAIALARLAITEGGRSGLGREFYARGPGAMIERLARYLEGASQRGQLRKCDPNQMAEHLISLYEAGLLIRCLFGYPLQLDEQRRDTSVARAVDVFMNFYGVPRDDAKPEW; translated from the coding sequence ATGCGCAAGAAAACTGAGGAGAAACGCCAAGCCATCCTCGCTGCGGCAAGGCAAACCTTCCGTGAAAGTGGTTTTGAAACAAGCTCGATGGATGACATCGCGATGAGAGCCGGTGCGTCGAAAGCGACGGTCTACGGTTACTTCCCGTCCAAGGAGGCGCTGTTTCTCGAGGTGATCCTCGACGTAGGGGAGGCCCATGGCGATGCCGCGTTCAAGGAACTGATCGCCAGTGAAAACCTGTCGGACGGGCTTAGACGGTTTGGCGAGCAGCACCTGGCATTTATCTCGACGCCAGGAGCCATCGCGCTGGCGCGCCTGGCAATCACCGAAGGCGGGCGCTCGGGCTTGGGTAGGGAATTCTATGCAAGAGGACCAGGCGCGATGATCGAGCGTTTGGCACGGTATCTGGAAGGGGCAAGCCAAAGGGGACAACTGCGGAAGTGCGACCCGAACCAGATGGCGGAGCACCTCATTTCCCTGTATGAGGCGGGCCTTCTCATCCGATGCCTGTTCGGTTATCCGTTGCAACTGGACGAACAGCGAAGGGACACGTCGGTAGCACGCGCAGTAGATGTTTTCATGAATTTCTATGGGGTACCTCGGGACGACGCCAAGCCCGAGTGGTAG
- a CDS encoding alpha/beta hydrolase, translating to MEQSSCPYSGAEQNATLFYPAVDNWPEEPRHMVAKGGWADVDGARLWYQDSGGSGVPIVLLHAATGSAASWPYQQERFGKEGYRVIAYSRRGHYRSAVAAPDKNVSGTADLLGLARHLELPPFHLVGTAAGGFTALDFGVSHPELVRSLVVASSLGGIDEAEFVAATSRLLTPEVMALPPHIRELGPAYRALNPNGTSRWMVLERMGAPNPTRLQPKENVLDWRTLRQLKPPALFLTGAADLLTPPALLALLRPHLPNSRYAIIAEAGHSAYWEQPGAFNAAVLSFIARH from the coding sequence GTGGAGCAATCATCCTGCCCCTACTCCGGGGCCGAACAAAACGCGACCTTGTTCTATCCAGCTGTGGACAATTGGCCCGAGGAGCCGCGGCACATGGTGGCCAAGGGCGGGTGGGCCGACGTGGATGGGGCCAGGTTGTGGTACCAGGATAGTGGCGGATCCGGGGTCCCCATCGTCTTGTTGCACGCTGCCACAGGAAGCGCTGCATCCTGGCCTTATCAGCAGGAACGCTTTGGCAAGGAGGGTTACCGCGTCATCGCTTATTCCCGCCGTGGCCATTATCGCTCTGCTGTCGCAGCCCCCGACAAGAACGTGTCCGGCACCGCAGACCTGCTCGGGCTGGCACGGCACCTGGAATTGCCGCCGTTTCATCTCGTCGGCACGGCCGCCGGCGGATTTACCGCGCTGGACTTTGGCGTCAGTCATCCGGAATTGGTGCGAAGCCTGGTTGTCGCGTCAAGCCTAGGTGGCATCGACGAAGCAGAGTTTGTCGCGGCAACCAGCCGACTGCTCACACCGGAAGTCATGGCCCTGCCACCGCATATCCGCGAACTCGGACCGGCCTATCGCGCCCTGAACCCCAACGGCACATCGCGGTGGATGGTGCTGGAACGGATGGGCGCTCCAAATCCGACTCGCTTGCAGCCGAAAGAAAACGTGCTGGACTGGCGAACCTTGCGGCAGTTGAAGCCGCCAGCGCTTTTCCTCACAGGGGCAGCCGACTTGTTGACGCCGCCAGCTCTTCTGGCGCTGTTGCGGCCACACTTGCCCAATTCACGCTATGCCATTATTGCCGAAGCCGGCCACTCGGCGTATTGGGAGCAGCCGGGCGCTTTCAATGCCGCGGTACTGAGCTTCATTGCCAGGCACTAA
- a CDS encoding HlyD family secretion protein, with protein sequence MMQKADLSPSETTGSATAVSAPTPVNSSGSRKKLFGMLGGTVLAAALGYGAYYFLASSHYVSTDNAYVAAEMAQITPSVAGTIRDIKVIDTQHVRKGDVLVTIDPTDAKLEVARTAAELERAERRVRGFLANDEGYLAQLAARDADRQRAAAQLVSSQADLQRARLDLARREDLAGSGSVSGEELSNARTAFANAEAAVRAAQAAVSQAEANRNATAGSLKASQALTADATVDTNPEVALARAAHERAKVDLDRTVLRAPVDGVIAKRQVQLGQRVQAGTPLMSVVPLEEVHVDANFKEVQLKNVAVGQAVELKSDLYGSAVAYHGEVVGFSGGTGSAFAVIPSQNATGNWLKVVQRLPVRIKLDAEQLREHPLQVGLSMTATIDTRASANTETASVR encoded by the coding sequence ATGATGCAAAAAGCAGATCTTTCTCCCAGCGAAACGACCGGCAGTGCAACGGCGGTTAGCGCGCCAACTCCCGTGAATTCATCCGGCTCCCGCAAGAAGCTATTCGGCATGCTGGGTGGCACGGTGCTGGCGGCTGCGCTCGGCTATGGAGCGTATTATTTCTTAGCAAGCTCTCACTACGTATCGACCGACAATGCCTATGTGGCGGCAGAAATGGCGCAGATTACGCCATCCGTCGCCGGCACGATCCGGGACATCAAGGTCATCGACACGCAGCACGTCAGGAAGGGTGACGTTCTCGTGACGATCGACCCTACCGACGCCAAGCTGGAAGTCGCGCGCACGGCTGCGGAACTCGAGCGGGCGGAGCGTCGCGTACGTGGTTTCCTGGCCAATGACGAAGGCTATCTCGCCCAGCTGGCAGCGCGCGATGCGGACCGCCAGCGTGCGGCAGCGCAGCTTGTGTCGAGCCAGGCCGACTTGCAACGCGCGCGCCTGGACTTGGCGCGCCGTGAAGACCTTGCCGGCTCAGGCTCGGTATCCGGCGAGGAATTGTCCAACGCCCGCACGGCGTTTGCCAATGCCGAGGCTGCTGTCCGCGCAGCGCAAGCTGCCGTAAGCCAGGCCGAAGCGAACCGTAATGCCACTGCCGGGTCGCTCAAGGCCAGCCAGGCGCTGACTGCGGATGCGACCGTCGACACGAATCCCGAGGTCGCCCTGGCCCGGGCTGCGCACGAACGCGCCAAGGTGGATCTTGATCGCACGGTGCTGCGTGCTCCAGTCGACGGTGTGATCGCCAAACGCCAGGTGCAGCTCGGACAGCGGGTGCAGGCCGGCACGCCGCTGATGTCGGTGGTTCCTCTCGAGGAGGTGCACGTGGATGCCAACTTCAAGGAAGTGCAGCTCAAGAACGTCGCCGTCGGACAGGCCGTCGAGTTGAAGTCGGACTTGTACGGTAGCGCTGTCGCCTACCATGGCGAGGTAGTTGGTTTCTCCGGAGGTACGGGCTCGGCTTTTGCCGTCATCCCGTCGCAGAACGCGACCGGTAACTGGCTTAAGGTAGTGCAGCGCCTCCCGGTGAGGATCAAGCTCGATGCCGAGCAATTACGCGAGCATCCGTTACAGGTCGGGCTGTCGATGACCGCCACGATTGACACCCGCGCGAGCGCCAATACCGAGACCGCATCGGTGCGTTAA
- a CDS encoding DHA2 family efflux MFS transporter permease subunit translates to MDAGSSGAAATALPRIDQPLVGGQLVMAALLLAAANFIVVLDTTIANVSVPNIAGGLGASNSQGTLVITSYAVAEAITVPLTGWLANRFGSVRVFITAMVMFGLCSILCGLAPSLGSLVAFRVFQGLSGGPLMPLSQTLLLRIFPKEKAAAAVGLWGMTTLVAPILGPILGGKICDELSWPFIFFINVPIALVCAYLGWKLLRRYETPSLKVRIDIVGLGLLIVWVSAMQIMLDEGKNLDWFASHEIVVLAIVAVIGFLAFLIWELTAKEPVVDLRVFRHRGFTMSVVTICLAFGAFFGSTVLTPLWLQNYMGYTASQAGIATAASGVLAVLAAPFAASLSEKVDSRLLVFLGVAWLGIMTLLRTDATSDMTLWQISSLLLFQGLGLPFFFMPLTSLALSSVDELETASAAGLMNFCRTVAGAFATSLVQTAWENQTTRNHDELAGLVDRSGETMGMLTANGLPSEQARGMIEQLVQGQSVMLATNQVFLWAGLAFILAAIAIWFAPKPTRVADTTGAH, encoded by the coding sequence ATGGATGCCGGCTCGTCCGGCGCAGCTGCTACAGCCCTGCCCCGCATTGACCAGCCCCTCGTCGGGGGACAGCTGGTGATGGCCGCGCTGCTGCTGGCGGCTGCCAATTTCATCGTTGTCCTCGATACCACGATCGCCAACGTCTCGGTTCCGAACATCGCTGGCGGCCTTGGTGCGTCGAACAGCCAAGGCACCCTGGTGATCACCTCGTATGCGGTAGCCGAGGCAATCACCGTACCGCTTACCGGATGGCTGGCGAACCGTTTTGGCTCGGTCCGGGTGTTCATCACCGCCATGGTGATGTTCGGTCTGTGCTCGATCCTGTGTGGCCTGGCGCCATCTCTGGGCAGCCTGGTCGCCTTCCGCGTGTTCCAGGGTTTGTCCGGGGGGCCGTTGATGCCCCTGTCGCAGACGCTGTTGCTGCGCATCTTCCCGAAAGAAAAAGCGGCAGCCGCAGTCGGACTGTGGGGCATGACCACGCTCGTTGCCCCGATCCTCGGCCCTATCCTGGGCGGCAAGATATGCGACGAGCTTAGTTGGCCGTTTATCTTCTTCATCAATGTCCCGATCGCGCTGGTCTGCGCTTACCTGGGCTGGAAATTACTGAGACGCTACGAGACGCCTTCCCTCAAAGTGCGTATCGATATCGTTGGCCTGGGTTTGCTGATCGTATGGGTATCAGCCATGCAGATCATGCTGGACGAAGGAAAGAACCTGGACTGGTTTGCGTCGCACGAGATCGTGGTTTTGGCCATCGTCGCCGTCATTGGCTTCCTGGCGTTCCTGATCTGGGAGCTCACCGCCAAGGAGCCCGTAGTCGACCTGCGAGTATTCCGTCATCGCGGATTCACGATGAGCGTAGTCACCATCTGCCTCGCGTTCGGTGCTTTCTTCGGCTCGACGGTGCTGACGCCGCTCTGGCTCCAGAACTACATGGGCTATACGGCAAGCCAGGCAGGCATCGCGACGGCCGCCAGCGGCGTATTGGCAGTGCTGGCGGCGCCGTTTGCCGCCAGCCTCTCCGAAAAGGTGGACTCCCGGCTCCTGGTCTTCCTGGGTGTGGCGTGGCTGGGCATCATGACGCTTCTGCGCACCGATGCCACATCCGACATGACCCTCTGGCAAATCAGCTCGCTGTTGCTGTTCCAGGGTCTCGGGTTACCGTTCTTTTTCATGCCACTTACCAGCCTTGCCCTGTCCAGCGTGGACGAACTGGAGACCGCCTCCGCAGCTGGCCTGATGAATTTCTGCCGCACCGTCGCGGGAGCGTTCGCAACCTCGCTGGTACAGACCGCCTGGGAGAACCAGACTACGCGCAATCATGACGAGCTGGCTGGTCTGGTGGACCGAAGCGGCGAAACCATGGGCATGCTGACAGCGAACGGCCTGCCGTCCGAGCAAGCCCGGGGCATGATCGAACAGCTGGTACAGGGGCAAAGCGTAATGCTGGCCACGAACCAGGTATTTCTATGGGCGGGATTGGCTTTTATTCTGGCAGCCATCGCGATCTGGTTCGCGCCCAAACCCACACGGGTTGCAGACACGACCGGAGCGCACTGA